The DNA segment TAATTTTACCGCGGATGAAAGACTGGATAAAAACGCTAAGATCATGCTTGACCAACTGGTGCGCTGGACTAAAGGCATGAAAGCGATACGGGAAGATAAATAGCATTTGTAGTTAAGGTCTTTAAATCCCTTGCCATAACCGGCAGgggatttttgttttaaataatgAGGGGATTTTTGATGTAACATATTGACGGTAATTGTGTTAAATTTTATGCTGATCATACTGTATTATTATTGGCTATGGAAAATCAATTGGAAGAAATCCGTGATCAGCAAAAGCAATCATGGAATAAATTTTCGCCCGGATGGAAAAAGTGGGACGAGTTTAACATGCGTTTTTAAAACCCATGGGCGATGCTATTATTGATAACCTTAAAATAAAAGATGGATACGATGTGTTGGACATTGCCGCCGGTACCGGCGAACCCGGCTTAACCATTGCTGCTTTAACACCTAATGGAACAGTAACGGGTACCGACCTCGCCGAAGGCATGCTGGAAATAGCCAGGGCAAATGCCGCGGCTAAGGGAGTAAAAAATTACAAAGCTCAAATTGCGGACGTAAGCGAGTTGCCCTTTGACACCGAATCATTTAATGCCGTCAGTTGCCGCATGGGGTTCATGTTTTTTCCAGATATGCAGTTGGCTGCCAATCAAATTTACCGGGTACTAAAGCCTGGTGGCCGCTTTGCCACTGCTGTATGGGCAGGCCCCGAACAAAATAACTGGGTTACCACCATTATGAGTGTTATCCAGAAGCACGTGATATTGCCCGCCCCGGCTCCGGAGCGCCGGGTATGTTTCGCTGTGCAAAGCCGGATGTTGTTGTCAATTTGTTAAAGCAGGCGGGTTTTAATGATATAACCCAAAGTGAAATAGCCGGACAGGTAGACTACGGAAGCTTTGACCGTTACTGGCAAATGATGCTGGAAGTTGGCGCCCCAATAGTAGCTGCCATGTCGCAAGCCGATGAGCCGACCAGGAATAAAATAAAGGAAGAGGTTGCGGCATTGTTCCAATCGCAGAATACAAGTGGAAACAGCGCTGCTCAATTACGGCGCGCTTGTAATTAGTGCGCAAAAATAATCTTCAGATAACTTTGATGTAATCTGAAATTTAACATTGAGGTTAAATTAGAGATATAACTTTACGTTAATGAAACCGCAATATAAACTTAAGCTTGTCTTATTGTTTGCTACACTAATGTTTGTGGCCAAGCCTTTTGTTGGTTTCATGATCTTTAACAGGCAGCATCCTCCGGTAAAAATCAACATCTTCCTGCTCGATAAATCATTTAGCAAAAGGATAATTCAATACCGGGATGGTAGCCTGTCCATAATGACGGCCATTCAAAAAAAATTGGCACACCCGTTGTCAGTTTACGTTTAAGGCTCTCCTGCTTTTTACTACTGTTACCCTTTTCTTTTCGGATTTAGGAAGCGGGTTACCTACCGGCATATCAGGTTCTTAAACCTCAGTAAAACTTTATCCCATCCTCTGTATCTGGTCAACCGGCAAATTATTGTTTAACGGATGGCAAAGCCGTTCAGTAATTGATAACCTATCTGCGGCAACTCTATTTTAGTTGATTTTCGGTTTATTTTATCCGGCTTCCGGGCCGTGTCACCATTGTTTATCCGCGGTTTTAAGCGTGATAAACTTTCATATTTATTAAAATGCCACTTTCCTATTCATATACAATTTTGACGATAACGATAAAGAGTTATCAAATTTTGCCAAGGCCCTGGCGCTGCCGGTAAGGGTAGCCATTATCAGGATCATTATTGAACATAATAATGTGGTAAAGCGCGAAATGCTTTATGAGATCCCCTTTAACATCGAAACCATAAACAAACATGTGGCCGAGCTTAAAAACCTGGGCATTCTGAAAGTTTACGGGATCAAGGGCAATGTTAATTACAGTATAGACGAAAGCTTGTTCGATCAGATGGCTTATCGTTTTTCTATGTTGTTAAAAGTGCGAGGCATCTGTTTGTAcaacatatcaataccgattatgaGGCTGCGGAAGTTACCCCGGCGGTTAACATCCGCAATTCAATGCCCACTTTAAGCCATTTTGGCCTTTTCATTAGCCAGCAACGAAATTTACTTAACATAACACAGCCGGCACTGGCCGAAAAGCTCGGTTTAGAAACAGAAAATTTAAACCAGGTAGAACGGGGCGAGGTTGCTTTCAATCCCGAAAAACTGATGCTGCTTGCCAACGTGTTTGGTATTACGCCTACGGTTTTGAAGCGTGAATATTATAGCTACCGTATTGCCGAGCTTGTTGACGAAAGTGGTTGTAATGAGTCGTTACTGGATAGTGCCAAAGAAAAAATCCATCAAATGCACGCCTCCTGAGCTTTTTGATTTACAGTGATTTAATATTGAGGTTAAGGCCGATAAAACCTTTCTGCGTATATTTAGTTAAGTATCAACTATAAAATGGCATACTTAATTTAAACGCATGGAAAATTTTACAATGCTGCAATTTTTTGAATGGTATTACCCCGCCGGAGGCAGATTGTGGAATCAGTTAAAAAATGACGCGGAAAATCTAAAGAAAAAAGGGATCGACTCGGTTTGGTTGCCACCGGCTTACAAAGCAGCAAGCGGTGGCTATTCGGCCGGGTATGATGTTTATGATATTTATGACCTTGGTGAGTTTGATCAAAAAGGTACCATACCCACAAAATACGGCACCAAGCAGGAATACCTTGACGCTATTGCTGCCGCGCAAAAAGCCCAATTAAAGGTTTATGTTGATGTGGTGCTAAATCACATGGGCGGGGCCGACGAAATTGAAAAAGTGAACGCCCGCAAGGTTGACCCGGCTAACCGTAACGAATTTATAAGCGATGTTTACGAGATAGGGGCGTATACCAATTCACCTTTCCTGGCCGTAAAGGCAAATACTCCAAATTTATATGGGACTGGCAGTGCTTTTCTGGTATCGACTATGATGCGTATAAAAAGGAAAACCGCCATATTCAGTATTCAAAACCAATATGGCGAAGGCTGGGAGGATGTGCTTGACGATGAAAATGGTAACTACGATTACCTCATGCTTTCAGATATTGACACCCGCAACCCAAGTGTGAGGCTGGAGCTGAAAAACTGGGGCAAGTGGTATTTTGAAACCGCGAAGTTCAATGGCTTCCGGCTCGATGCTATTAAACATATGGATCATGGCTTTTATAACGAATGGCTTGATTATATGCGCAATGAGTTTAAGCATGAGTTTTTTACCGTTGGCGAGTACTGGGCTTTTGATTTGCCCAAACTGTTGAAATATATTGAGGCAACAGAAGGGCGTTATGTCGCTTTTTGACGCGCCATTGCATGATAATATTCATCAAGCTTCAAAAGCAGGTAAAGATTATGATCTCACCACAATTTTTGATAATACCCTGGTAAGTGCCAATCCCGAGCGTGCCGTTACCTGGTTGAAAATCATGACACCCAGCCGCTGCAATCGTTGGAGCAGCCGGTTGACGCCTGGTTTAAGCCGCTGGCCTATGCGCTGATTTTGCTGCGCGAAGCCGGTTATCCCTGTGTTTTTTACGCCGATATGTACGGCTCAAAATATACCGATAAAGGCGGGGATGGAAAGGAATATAGCATTGAGCTGCCAATAGTTGCTGAACTGGAAACCTTACTTTATGTAAGGAAAAAACCTTGCCTACGGTACCCAGCGCGATTATTTTGACCACCCTAATTGTATAGGCTGGACCCGCGAGGGCGATACAGACCATGAAGATTCCGGATGTGCAGTTGTACTATCAAACAGCGAGGATGGCTTTAAAGAAATGGAGATTGGGGCCGGGCACGCGGGCAAAATATTTGTTTTGACTATCTGAACAAGCACGATGGTGAAGAAGTAATTATTACTGCTGATGGCTGGGCCGAGTTTAAAGTTAAAGCGGGAACGGTATCGGTGTGGGGAATTAAAAAGTAATTTATATTAAACGGGGTTAACATTTTATACATTTGTTAACCCCGTAATAAATACAGCTATGAAATACGAAGAAATTCCCCTGGTAAATAATGAGGCCATCCATAATTTGAACTGCATGTTGAAGGCCACCGCGCTTTTATCGATTACAAGCAAAAGGATGATAAAATTTACCTGATCCATACCGAAGTACCGGTTGAACTGGAAGGTAAAGGTGTGGCGTCGGCTATAGTCGAAAAAGCATTCAACTATATCGAAGAACATAACCTGAAGCTTGTGCCGCTTTGTGTTTACGTGGCATCATATCTTAAGCGTCACCCGGAGTGGACACGAATATTGGCTATCGCTCAGGTCATTAAAAAATGCGTGTTTTAGTTACAGGTTCATCGGGCAGGTTAGGGGCTGTTACGGTTAAACATTTATGCTCGCACGGGCATGATGTTACCGGTATTGATGTGATCCCGGCGGAAACAACTGATGAGCAGATCGATATCCTGAACAAAGAGGCCGTTTTAGCCATCACCAAAAACATTGATGCAATTGTTCATTACTGCCGCCATCCATGGTAACATTATGAATTGAACTATCCCCGCGAGGCATTTATCGATGTAAATATTTATGGCACGCTTAATTTACTCAATGCGTGTATAGCCAATGGCGTATCAAAATTGATGTACACCAGTACAACGTCTATTTATGGCGATGCGATGGTTGATGACAGTCGGGCTGTTTGGGTTGATGAAGAGCTAATGATTAAACCCCGTGATATCTATGATATCACCAAACAAAACTGCCGAACAGCTTTGTAAAGATTTTTTTTACCGCGAAGGATTGCAAACATCAGTTTACCGGGTTTGGTCGTTTCCTGCCGGAGGCTGATAATCTCAAACTAAATCATCGTTTGTATCGCGGCCTCGATGAACATGACGGCGCCGAAGGTTTACGATTAGCCCTGGAGAAAACTTTTCCGGAATTTGAGATCTTTAATATCACCAACAGTTCGCCTTTTAAAAAAGATGAATTGATTCAGTTAAAACAAAATCCGCCGAAGTAATAAAAAACACCATCCTCATGCTGAAGCTATTTATAAAGCAAAGGGCTGGGTGTTTCCGAAAAGTATCGACAGGGTTTATGTAAGCGAAAAGGCCAAGCAATACTTTGGCTACGAGCCGAAGTTTACATTTGATTATTTGTTGAATAATCTCTAAATGCTAAAGACTTACGAAGTTTTTAAAACTTCGTAATCTGGTTTTGGGAATTTTCCAACCACTCACCTAATCAAACCAACCATTCACCACCTAATAAGGCGAAGTACTAACCGCCGTCCATCCGCCATCAACAACCAGGTTTTGCCCGGTAATGTGCCTTGCACCGGGAGATACTAAAAACAACACGGCATTTGCCACATCTTCAACCGTAGCCGGGCGCCCCATTGGCGTAATACGCGCCCATGTTTTTTGATACCGGCGTCTTCCAGGGTACGCTCGGTTAAACGTAGCGCCGGGGGCAACGGTGTTTACGGTAATTTGATGCTGCGATAGTTCAACAACCAAACTTTTGGCCAGCATTTCCAAAGCCGCTTTGGTCATGCCATAAGCCGCAAGATCCTGATGGGCCTGGTGCCCCGTAACCGACGACATGAACAAGATGCTTCCCCGCTTTTTTGTTTTACAATTTGCTGGCTGCCCTTTGTGCCAAAAAGAAAACTACCCTGCAGGTTAAGGTTCATGACACTTTGCAGGGATTGGGCCGGATAATTCAAAAAATCGCCAAACAAAGTGATGCCTGCGTTGGCAACAGCAATAGTAAGCTTACCGTAACGTTGCACGGCTTCATCAACATTGTTGTATAAAATCAATATCCGAAGCATCGCCCGCCATTGGGTAGCAATTACCACCCATGCTGTTTATAGCATCTGCCGCCTGGTTGCCAGTTCTTCGCTCAAATCGTTCAGTAACACGGCAGCGCCGGCGGGTACTTAGTTGTTTCGCTATTTCAAAACCTATCCCTTGTCCTGCGCCTGTTACTATGGCTACCTGCCCGCTAAATTTATCAGTTATCATTTTTTAGATTGATATTAATGCGAATCCCTCAAAACCTCGCTCCCGAGCTTCCCTTTAAAAAATCCAGATCGGCACCAAGGTGCGCCTGCTCTACATGGGTTTGGTATAAATAAGTGTATCCGCGTTTGCTGATATTGTTATTTAATACCAGTTCGATTTTCTTTCGGCAATTTCCTCGTCGCTTAATTCAAGGTGCAAAGTTCCTGCCGGTACGTCAAGTTTAATCATGTCACCGTCCTGTACTATGGCCAGCGTTCCGCCGATGGCAGCCTCGGGCGATACGTGTAATACCACCGTACCAAAGCCGGTGCCGCTCATTCGTCCATCCGAAATGCGTACCATATCAGTAACGCCCTGATCGGCCAGTTTTTTAGGGATAAGCATATTGCCAACTTCCGGCATGCCTGGATAGCCTTTTGGTCCGGCATTTTTTAATACCAGTACACTGTCTTTATCCACATCCAAAGCCGGATCATTGATCCGATGGTTAAAATCCTCTATATTTCAAATACAACCGCCTTGCCGGTATGCTGCATTAAAGCGGTACTCGCTTGCCGACGGCTTGATCACCGCCCCGTTTTGGCAAAGGTTGCCTTTGAGTACAGTTATGCCTGCTGTTGGGTTAAAAGGATTATCAACCGGAGCTATGAGATCGCGATTAAAACATTCGCTGTTTTCATAATTTTCGTGATATCGGATGTCCGCTTACCGTTATCGCATCGCTGTTAAGCTGTTCATGTAGTTCTTCATCAGTGCCGGCAAACTCCGGCATAATAAAAATCCTCC comes from the Henckelia pumila isolate YLH828 chromosome 1, ASM3356847v2, whole genome shotgun sequence genome and includes:
- the LOC140874091 gene encoding uncharacterized protein, whose product is MENFTMLQFFEWYYPAGGRLWNQLKNDAENLKKKGIDSVWLPPAYKAASGGYSAGYDVYDIYDLGEFDQKGTIPTKYGTKQEYLDAIAAAQKAQLKVYVDVVLNHMGGADEIEKVNARKVDPANRNEFISDVYEIGAYTNSPFLAVKANTPNLYGTGSAFLVSTMMRIKRKTAIFSIQNQYGEGWEDVLDDENGNYDYLMLSDIDTRNPSVRLELKNWGKWYFETAKFNGFRLDAIKHMDHGFYNEWLDYMRNEFKHEFFTVGEYWAFDLPKLLKYIEATEGRYVAF
- the LOC140874092 gene encoding uncharacterized protein; translated protein: MITDKFSGQVAIVTGAGQGIGFEIAKQLSTRRRCRVTERFERRTGNQAADAINSMGGITLFGDFLNYPAQSLQSVMNLNLQGSFLFGTKGSQQIAHQDLAAYGMTKAALEMLAKSLVVELSQHQITVNTVAPGATFNRAYPGRRRYQKTWARITPMGRPATVEDVANAVLFLVSPGARHITGQNLVVDGGWTAVSTSPY